TTCTAAAGCATCTCTTTTTTCCCTTAAATGTTTTTCTTCTTGTATCCTGCTCATAAGATTGCCTCTAATCTCATAAGCCCTTTCATAAACTTCCCTTATATCTTTTTCTGTATATCTAGAAAAGTCTGAGGATACCTCAACAAGTCTTTTTCTCATTTGCTTATCTAGCTTTTCTAAATGATCCACCTCATCGATTATTTTAATAATATCGTTTTTCAGCTTTGCAATTTCAAACATCAACGATTCCTGTTCTTTTCGTATATTATCTATAATATTAACAATAGCTTCCTTGCTGTTCATAATATTATCTATTATTTTTCTAATAATATTATTGATTTCAACTATATCTATCTTCGGCATCCTCTCACCCCAATATGAGTTTAATTGCTATTTTAATTTAATTATAATTTCATTGTCTAGAAATTACAATTATAAATAATTAATTGTTTGACAAATGGTTTTTCTCATTAATCCTAATATCATTGTCAGAATTCTTTTGTAATTATTTGTAGAAATTTATAATTAGTTGATATATAATAAAAGAATGTAAAAAATAATCGTAGCTTCTTTTTAGGGGGAATTAAAATGTCCTTGAGCAAAAAGCTATTATATACAGTAACAATTGTTCAAATGATTACAATTTTATTGTTTAGCATTATATTTTTTAAGCTAACAATAAATCAAATAAAAAAATATGAAGAAGGCGAAATCATTTCTGAAGTAAAACAAATAGGTAATATAATTGCCAGAGATTTAGATAGTCTTGCCCATTCTACCTCTGATTGGGCCCTTTGGAAGGATACATATTTATTCATAAACGATAAGAATGATAACTATATTAATGAAAACATTAACCTGAAGACATTTGAAAACCTAAATATTAACTATATGATTTTTATTGATTCTAAAAACAAAATAAAATATTATAAAGGATTTGACATCTTAAACGGTAATGAAATAAAGGTAGATAATCAGTTAATCGATAGAATAAATGCTCTTATAAATAAGTCAAAACAAGGAGAGAAAATATATATAAGCAGCATAGTTAAGGCACAGGATAACTTCGTAATGTTATCAGGCATTCCTATAGCTTACGAAAATGCACCTTTAGAGTATTCAGGTATATTAATTTTTGGTAGAACGCTTGATGAAAATTATGTCGAAAGCATTTCAGAAAGAACAAATATTCCTCTTGAATTAAAAGTTAGCTTTAATAAAACTCAAGATGAAAGAATCATCGGAATTTCAAAAAATATAGCGCTTTCTTATAATCAAAATAAGGAATATATATTGGGAAAAATGTTTTATTCTAATCCTAATGTAACCGACACGTTGGTATTGAGTTTTAAACTTCCAAGAAAAATGTTCTTATTCTATAAAATTATATCCTTAGAAAATATAATAATATTCCTCGTATTAGTTTTAATCTCAGGTTTATTTTTATTCTTCATTATTAAAAATCAAATTACAAACAGAATTTTTAAACTTACAAACGATGTAATCAAAATAAGAAATGATAATGATTTTTCCGAAAGAGTAAGCATAATTAATGGACCAGATGAAGTTTCAACATTATCTGTTGAAATAAATAAAATGCTTGATAAACTTGAAAAATTCAAGAACAATTCAATAGAGCATGAATCCAAATACAGAAATTTGCTTGAAACTTCAAACGAAAGATTAAAACAAATTATCGACTTTCTGCCTGATGCGACATTTGCAATTGATAAAGAGGGAAAGGTAATTGTTTGGAATAGAGCAATGGAGGAGATGTCAAAGGTAAAATCAGAAGACATTCTTGGAAAGGGTAATTTTGAATACTCCATTCCATTCCGAAAGGAACGAAAACCTATATTAATCGATTTTGTATTTAACAAAAATCACAAATTAGACGATTGTTATCTGGATTTCAAGATAAACGATGATGGTTCAGTGATTGGAGAATCTCATGATGTAAACCTTGGAATTTATACATGGGGCAAAGCAAGCCCACTATACGATAAAGATGGAAATATATTTGCTGCTATTGAAACGATAAGAGATATTACAGACAAAATAGAGTCTGAAAAATCAATTATTTATCAAAAGAAATTCTTTGAAACTCTATTTTTAAGGACAGGCGATGCAATTGCAATTTTTAATAAAGATAATAAAATAGTAGACATAAACGAAAACTTTGAAAAAGTATTTGGATACACAAAAGAAGAATGCATAGGCTATGACATAGATGAAATAGTAACAAACAATAATCATGGTATTATTGGACAAGCAAGAGAAATAACAAGCACAGTCTACGATAATGGATATTTTGAAACCGAAGGAATCAGATTTGACAAGAGCGGAAATCCAATAGACATGATTATTAAGGGAGTTACAATAAAAATTGACGGTGAAATTATAGGAGGATTTGCAATTTACTCAGATATATCAAGCAAGAAAAAGTTTGAAAACAAACTGAAGTATTTAAGTTTACACGATAGTTTAACAGGGCTTTACAATAGAAACTATTTTGATAGCAAAATATTAGAGCTTCAAAAATCCGACGAATTCCCTATTTCAATAATATCAATAGATGTTAACGGATTAAAGTTAATAAACGACACATTAGGACATCTTAAAGGAGACGAGCTCTTGGTTAGGGCAAGCCAGATATTGAGAAGGGCGATTGAAGCAGACTTGATTTTTAGAGTAGGAGGAGATGAATTTATAGTCGTCCTGCCAAACACTGATGAAAATTCAGGTGAGGAATTAATAGAAAAAATAATAGATGAGTTTGATAAATATAATAAAGAAAATGCTGATTTCCCAATAAACATCTCGCTGGGTCTTTCAACAGCCAAAAATAAAAATGATTCTTTGATTGAAATATACAAGCGAGCCGACGACTTTATGTATAAGAATAAGTTAATACAAAAGACAAGCCCCAAAAGTCAAATTTTATCTACACTCATGTCCGCACTTGCAGAAAGAGACTTTTTAACAAGCGGACATGCGGATAGAGTTACCAACCTTTGCTTAAAATTGGGTGAGAAAGTTGGTCTTTCTTCAAACGAGCTTACACGATTAACTCTTTTAGGCGAGGTTCACGACCTTGGAAAGGTCGGAATTCCTGATAGCATACTCTTTAAAAATGGACCCCTTGATAATGACGAATGGGAGGTAATGAAGCAGCACTGCGAAAAGGGATACAGAATCGCACTTTCATCTCCTGAGCTTGCAAGCATTGCAGAGCTTATTCTAAAGCATCACGAAAAGTGGGATGGAAGTGGATATCCACTTGGTATAAAAGGTAAAGAAATTCCAATAGAATGTAGAATTCTAAACATCGTCGATTCCTACGACGCCATGATAAGCGATAGACCTTACCGTAAGGGCATGAAAAAGGAAGATGCTATAAAGGAAATAATAAGATGCTCCGGGACTCAGTTTGACCCAGAACTTGTCCCCTTGTTTATTGAAATAATTACTAAAGATGAATAAAAAGGAGAAAATGATTTACAATAATAGTATAAGTTATATTTTCTCCTCCGTAATGATTTAGGCTGTCTCAGATTCTGAGGCAGCCATTAGTTTTACTTAATCAAGCTTAACTCATCAAATGTCGGTTTAAGCCTTTGATATAATTTTTTGTAAACTTCGTAGTATTTTTCATATTCTTTAACATTATCCTCAATTGGATAAATTACATCGGTTACGCCTATTATTTGTTCGCAGGCTGATTCTACCGAGGTGTAGTGCCCATATCCTACGGACGCGAGTATTGCAGCGCCAAGGGCCGGCCCTTCAGTTGAGTTTATTATTTCAACCTTCTTGTTGAATACATCTGCAATAATCTGCCTCCAAAGTCTGCTCTTTGCACCGCCTCCATTTAATCTTACACAATCTATATTTATTCCAAGTTCATCTATCAACCTTAATGAATCCTTAAGCCCATAAGCAACTCCTTCTAATATAGCTCTTGTCATATGCCCTTTTTCATGTGTCATGCTAAGCCCAATAAAAGAGCCTCGCACATCAGGGTCGCTGTATGGGGTTCTTTCTCCCATAAGATATGGCAAAAATATTAGTTTCTGACTGCCTATCGCAGCCTTTTCAGCTTCTTCCATCAAATAATCATAGGATTCCTCTTTAGAGTTAATGCCCTCAACCCACCATTTTAGCGAAGCTGCTGCCGAGAGCATAACGCCCATTACATGCCACTTACCATTTGCATGACAGAATGAATGCAGCCTATTTTCAGCATCGACTGCAAAATCATCAAGCGCAGCAAATACAACTCCCGAAGTCCCAAGCGAAACTGAAGCATTACCTCCGCTTACAACCCCTGTTCCAATAGCTGCTGCTGCCTGGTCGCCAGCACCTGCAACCACCATCGTTCCCTTTAATAGCCCTGTATCGCCTGCAGCCTCCTTAGTGACATAACCTGTGCACTCAAATGACTCATAAAGCTTAGGAAGTATTTTTTCATCGATATTTAAATACTTCAAAAGCTCATAAGACCATCTCTTATTCTTAACATCAAGAAGCAGCATTCCAGATGCATCTGAAAAATCCGTCGCATACTCGCCCGTCAGTTTAAATCTTATATAATCCTTCGGAAGAAGAATGTGTGCAATTTGATCATATATTTGCCTTTTGTTATTCCTAATCCATAAAATCTTAGGAAGTGTAAAACCCGTCAATGCAATATTTCCAGTATAATCGGAAAGTTTATCCCGACCATATTCAATATTTAAATAATCGCACTCCCTTTGAGTTCTCTGGTCACACCATAGAATTGCAGGGTCTAAAACATTATTATTCTTATCGAGCATTACAAGCCCATGCATCTGTCCACTTAGTCCAATTGATTTTACATCTTCTCCTTTTATTCCTGTGTTATCTAATATCTCCCTTATTCCTTCCTTTGTAGATATCCACCACTCCTCTGGGTTTTGTTCTGCCCAGTTTGGATATGGATAATATATTGGAAACTCCTTTGTAGAACTTGCAACAATTTTCCCTTCCCCATCCATTAGTATTATCTTAACCGACGAAGTTCCCAAATCTATCCCCATAAAATACATAATCTCACCCCTATAGTTGGAATTTGGGCTGTCTCAATTACTTTAAACAATCATAAATTGAACATTATCGAATTAATTATGTTTTCAAGGTATTCCTGTCTTGCGCTTTCTAATTCCTTTACTTCTCCTAACTCGAGTGCATACTTTTCCAGGTCTTCTAAGCTTACATTGCCTGAAACTATTTCCTTCCCAATTCCATAAGTATAGCTTGAATATCTATTTTCAATAAATTTATCTATTCTTCCATCCTCAATTATTTTGTTTGCAATCTTGAGCCCGAGTGCAAAAGCATCCATTCCAGCGATGTAAGAATAGAATATATCCTCAGGTTTGTTAGAGCTTCTTCTTGTCTTTGCGTCGAAGTTTAATCCGCCCTTTGTAAATCCTCCAGCCTTTAATACTTCATACATACACATAGCAGTTTCATAAACATTAGTTGGGAATTGGTCCGTATCCCATCCTAAAAGCAAATCTCCCTGATTTGCGTCAATCGAACCAAAAACGCCATTTACCCTTGCAACCCTTAACTCATGTTGGAATGTATGGCCAGCAAGCGTTGCATGGTTTGCTTCAATATTCATCTTAAAATATTTGTCTAGTCCGTATTTTCTCAAAAAGGATATAACGGTAGCCACATCAAAATCATATTGGTGCTTCGTTGGTTCCTTCGGCTTTGGCTCTATATAGAAATCACCTTCGAATCCAATCTTTTTTGCATAATCAACTGCCATTCTCATAAGTCTTGCCATATTATCAAGTTCAAGTCCCATATCTGTATTCAAGAGAGTTTCGTATCCTTCTCTTCCTCCCCAGAATACATATCCCTGTCCACCAAGCTCATGCGTAATATCAAGCGCCTTTTTAATCTGTGCGCCTGCAAACGCAAACACATCTGCATAGGGGCTTGTTCCAGCACCGTGCATGTATCTTGGGTGGCTGAAAAGATTTGCAGTTCCCCACAAAACCTTCTTGTCATACTGCTTCATCAAATCCTTCATAAGACTTACAATTTCATCAAGGGCCCTGTTTGTTTCCTTTAAATTATCAAACTCAGGTGCAATATCCCTGTCGTGGAAGCAAAAATATTCGAGTCCTAATTTGTCCATTAGTTCAAAGGCTGCATATGCTTTATTCTTAAATACTTCTAATTTATCATTTCCACCAAAACTTTTATCCACCGTTCCTCTTCCAAACATGTCTGAGCCTTCTCCACACATCGTATGCCAGTAGCTCATTGAAAACCTTAAATGTTCCTTCATCGTCTTATTTCCAACAACTTCGTCTGGATTATAAAATTTAAATGCAAGTGGATTATCTGATTTTGGGCCTTCATACCTTATTTTTTCTATATTCTTAAAAAATTCCATCTTAAGTCCCCCTTTATTTGTTTCTTGATGCTATTATCTCTTTATATTTAAAAAAGCTATCCTTCTTTATCCTTTGTTGAGTATTGTAGTCTACATATACTATTCCAAAACGTTTTGAATATCCAAATCCCCACTCAAAATTGTCAAGCAATGACCAGCAGAAATATCCTTTTACATTTAACCCTAATTCATTCATCTTTTCAACTGCTCTTAAATGGTCAACAAGATATTCTATTCTATCTATATCGTGCACCCTTCCATCTTCAACTTCATCTTCCCATGCAGAACCATTTTCAGTGATATAAATTGGAAGGTCGGTATATTTTCTTACCATCTTGATTAAATCAACAAATTCATTAGGAGATACATCCCAACCCATAGCCGTTTTTTTGTAGTCTGAATACGCCCCTCTATGAAGAAGTAAGCTGTTTGGGTCATACTCAACTAAAGAACGGTTATAGAAATTTATACCTAAAAAGTCGCATTTTTCGTTTATTATTTCAAAGTCATCTGATTTTATAAAACTAAAATCATCTATCCTTTGCGCATATAGATTAATCATATCAAATGGATATCTCCCTCTAAATAAAGGTTCAAGAAACCATCTGTTTAAAAATCCATCACCATTGTTTGCAGCAATTAAATCCTTATAATCATTGCTTGCAGGATAATATGGGCTTAAGTTAA
This Caloramator mitchellensis DNA region includes the following protein-coding sequences:
- a CDS encoding GH1 family beta-glucosidase: MSFEKDFIFGVATASYQIEGAHDEDGRTPSIWDTFSKTKGKVLNMDNGDVACDHYHRYKEDVELIKELGADSYRFSIAWPRIFPKEGEYNPKGMEFYKNLLKELKAKGIKATATLYHWDLPQWVQDKGGWEVRDNIKYFLEYTNKCFEELDEYVDMWITHNEPWCASFLSNLIGEHAPGKRSISAAVKVAHHLLLSHGLVVRKYREMGLKKPIGITINLSPYYPASNDYKDLIAANNGDGFLNRWFLEPLFRGRYPFDMINLYAQRIDDFSFIKSDDFEIINEKCDFLGINFYNRSLVEYDPNSLLLHRGAYSDYKKTAMGWDVSPNEFVDLIKMVRKYTDLPIYITENGSAWEDEVEDGRVHDIDRIEYLVDHLRAVEKMNELGLNVKGYFCWSLLDNFEWGFGYSKRFGIVYVDYNTQQRIKKDSFFKYKEIIASRNK
- the xylA gene encoding xylose isomerase — translated: MEFFKNIEKIRYEGPKSDNPLAFKFYNPDEVVGNKTMKEHLRFSMSYWHTMCGEGSDMFGRGTVDKSFGGNDKLEVFKNKAYAAFELMDKLGLEYFCFHDRDIAPEFDNLKETNRALDEIVSLMKDLMKQYDKKVLWGTANLFSHPRYMHGAGTSPYADVFAFAGAQIKKALDITHELGGQGYVFWGGREGYETLLNTDMGLELDNMARLMRMAVDYAKKIGFEGDFYIEPKPKEPTKHQYDFDVATVISFLRKYGLDKYFKMNIEANHATLAGHTFQHELRVARVNGVFGSIDANQGDLLLGWDTDQFPTNVYETAMCMYEVLKAGGFTKGGLNFDAKTRRSSNKPEDIFYSYIAGMDAFALGLKIANKIIEDGRIDKFIENRYSSYTYGIGKEIVSGNVSLEDLEKYALELGEVKELESARQEYLENIINSIMFNL
- the xylB gene encoding xylulokinase produces the protein MYFMGIDLGTSSVKIILMDGEGKIVASSTKEFPIYYPYPNWAEQNPEEWWISTKEGIREILDNTGIKGEDVKSIGLSGQMHGLVMLDKNNNVLDPAILWCDQRTQRECDYLNIEYGRDKLSDYTGNIALTGFTLPKILWIRNNKRQIYDQIAHILLPKDYIRFKLTGEYATDFSDASGMLLLDVKNKRWSYELLKYLNIDEKILPKLYESFECTGYVTKEAAGDTGLLKGTMVVAGAGDQAAAAIGTGVVSGGNASVSLGTSGVVFAALDDFAVDAENRLHSFCHANGKWHVMGVMLSAAASLKWWVEGINSKEESYDYLMEEAEKAAIGSQKLIFLPYLMGERTPYSDPDVRGSFIGLSMTHEKGHMTRAILEGVAYGLKDSLRLIDELGINIDCVRLNGGGAKSRLWRQIIADVFNKKVEIINSTEGPALGAAILASVGYGHYTSVESACEQIIGVTDVIYPIEDNVKEYEKYYEVYKKLYQRLKPTFDELSLIK
- a CDS encoding HD domain-containing phosphohydrolase yields the protein MSLSKKLLYTVTIVQMITILLFSIIFFKLTINQIKKYEEGEIISEVKQIGNIIARDLDSLAHSTSDWALWKDTYLFINDKNDNYINENINLKTFENLNINYMIFIDSKNKIKYYKGFDILNGNEIKVDNQLIDRINALINKSKQGEKIYISSIVKAQDNFVMLSGIPIAYENAPLEYSGILIFGRTLDENYVESISERTNIPLELKVSFNKTQDERIIGISKNIALSYNQNKEYILGKMFYSNPNVTDTLVLSFKLPRKMFLFYKIISLENIIIFLVLVLISGLFLFFIIKNQITNRIFKLTNDVIKIRNDNDFSERVSIINGPDEVSTLSVEINKMLDKLEKFKNNSIEHESKYRNLLETSNERLKQIIDFLPDATFAIDKEGKVIVWNRAMEEMSKVKSEDILGKGNFEYSIPFRKERKPILIDFVFNKNHKLDDCYLDFKINDDGSVIGESHDVNLGIYTWGKASPLYDKDGNIFAAIETIRDITDKIESEKSIIYQKKFFETLFLRTGDAIAIFNKDNKIVDINENFEKVFGYTKEECIGYDIDEIVTNNNHGIIGQAREITSTVYDNGYFETEGIRFDKSGNPIDMIIKGVTIKIDGEIIGGFAIYSDISSKKKFENKLKYLSLHDSLTGLYNRNYFDSKILELQKSDEFPISIISIDVNGLKLINDTLGHLKGDELLVRASQILRRAIEADLIFRVGGDEFIVVLPNTDENSGEELIEKIIDEFDKYNKENADFPINISLGLSTAKNKNDSLIEIYKRADDFMYKNKLIQKTSPKSQILSTLMSALAERDFLTSGHADRVTNLCLKLGEKVGLSSNELTRLTLLGEVHDLGKVGIPDSILFKNGPLDNDEWEVMKQHCEKGYRIALSSPELASIAELILKHHEKWDGSGYPLGIKGKEIPIECRILNIVDSYDAMISDRPYRKGMKKEDAIKEIIRCSGTQFDPELVPLFIEIITKDE